The genomic segment AAAAGATAAGAAAATGCTTAAAATAGAGAATCTTTGCAAGTCATTCCGCACAGAAGATGTGGAGACGATTGCTTTAAATAATGTATCTTTCACAGTAGAAGACGGCGAGTTTGTCGCCATTATGGGACCATCCGGTTGCGGCAAATCTACCTTGCTCAACATTCTCGGTTTGCTCGACAACCCTACTTCGGGAAAATATTTCCTGGGTAATCACGAGGTGGCAAACTTGAAGGAAAAGGAGCGCACGGATGTGAGAAAGGGAGAAATCGGTTTTGTGTTCCAGAGCTTCAATCTGATAGATGAATTGAACGTAGAGGAGAACATCGAGCTTCCTCTTACTTACCTCAACATTCCGAAGGCGGAGCGCAAGGCAAAGGTGCAGGCGATTATGAAGCGAATGGCCATCAGCCATCGTGCCAAGCACTTCCCTCACCAACTGTCAGGTGGTCAGCAGCAGAGGGTTGCCATCGCCCGTGCCGTGGTCTTCGGTCCGAAGCTCATCCTAGCCGATGAGCCTACGGGTAACCTCGATTCCAAGAATGGAGCCGAGGTGATGCATCTGCTTACCGAGCTGAACCACGAGGGCACCACCATCGTCATGGTAACGCATAATGAGCATGATGCCAAGATAGCCCATCGCACCATCCGCCTGTTTGATGGACAGATTGTGGAGGCGGAGGGCAATCTGCTTTAACGTAAAAAGATAAGCAGAGACAGCTAGATTCTTATTGATTCCAATTTGTCAAAGGTAACACCATGATGCTTGTAGCGAATTCTCGAAAAAGATTTTTTGTCTGTCTATAGTAGCTCTATATAACATGCGATAATAGTAAATGCCATGCGCCAATCGGTTAAAAAGCCTTTTAAATGGTTTGCAACAACTTTTAACACTTAAAATGTTGTATAATTCAGAAAAAAATCTTAATTTTGCCTCCATATATAGTTACTCTTAAAACCGTTGTTCTATTGTTTTCTAGCGATTACAAAGATACAACTTTTAGTGAGAAACTATTTCTCCCATTATTTTGGGGTGGAAAACTTTAGTAAGTGATTATTTATTCATAAATTAATGTATAAGAACTATGAGGCTTAGAAAGATTTTAATGGTAGCAAGTGTGACTTTTGCTTGCGTTGCCCAAGCCCAGGATTTAACTATCCATGTTAATAAGAAAGGTAAAGTCGGGTTCGTTGATAAAAATGGAGCCGAAGTAATTAAATGTGCTTACGAGAGTGCCTATCCATTTTCAGGTGGATATGCGATTGTAACTAAATCAGGAAAGTCCGGTATAATAGATGAAAGGGGTAAGGTCGTCTTACCGCTGAAGTATACATCTATTATGCCTTGGAATCAGTCCCTTTATTTGATAAAGACAGGCAAGATACAGGGATTGGCAAGCCATGATGGAAAAGTGGTTCTTCCAACTAAGTATTCTTTTATTTCTAAGCCAAATTGTTATGGCAAGGCTTTAGTTGCGGTTGGGGGAAAGCAGTCTTCTTCTTCCGATAATAAGCAGTATATGCTCAA from the Segatella copri genome contains:
- a CDS encoding ABC transporter ATP-binding protein; protein product: MLKIENLCKSFRTEDVETIALNNVSFTVEDGEFVAIMGPSGCGKSTLLNILGLLDNPTSGKYFLGNHEVANLKEKERTDVRKGEIGFVFQSFNLIDELNVEENIELPLTYLNIPKAERKAKVQAIMKRMAISHRAKHFPHQLSGGQQQRVAIARAVVFGPKLILADEPTGNLDSKNGAEVMHLLTELNHEGTTIVMVTHNEHDAKIAHRTIRLFDGQIVEAEGNLL